From the genome of Trichomycterus rosablanca isolate fTriRos1 chromosome 18, fTriRos1.hap1, whole genome shotgun sequence:
tACTGAACAGTTGCGTCGACTCACCAGACATGCATGCCATGCAAAGCCAAGGCGCAGAATTtaccacacagcacacacagagacaaaaaaaagaaacatcatCAGTACAGCACAGCAACAAACTCCACAAGATTAAAGTTTGTCTTAGTACGTGTTGTCTATGTGCAAAGAGAAGCTGTGCAACGTTAAAACGTGTTCAACTTTCATACTAAGTGCATTCACATGCACATAATAATCAGATTACTGCAGGACAATAAACAGATtactgtgtttacatgcactttAGTCCTGTGATTATGGTAAACCTTAATTTCCGTGTGCCGACCTGTAGTGAAGCTGCTTACTAAATTAAAAAAGCAGAAGATCTGCCTTAcaagaaaatattaataactgagaactttaatgttttactgATCAAGAAGTGCTGAGATGGACTGAAtttaaaatatgcaaatatattttatatttaaataatgtatattattGCTCCTGTTGTATATACTTATGCCTATAACcgatatactgtattatatattGTACATTGCATATATTTATCCCCATATCCTTATCTTTTCTTcctatatttatacttatatatctgtatatattgtttaaaataatagataCACTATtgcttctattattattatgccagATGCACAATTTCCACATACGTTTTTGCATACCGTATTTTGTATATATGCACGTtgtacatttactttatttgtattagctCTTCTTCTCTTTcatgttcatccattcatccatccatcaacttGGTTTTTACGCAGCCATCTTTCaaatgtgtctgtatgtagtggtgtattgattgatttatttcactttttacattaaattaatatgacataattaaactgttttaataacaataatgaaacCACATCGCTCCATTTTGCCAATAAGAATTATACATATTTTCTATAATCAATCATGTTCAGCTGAAAGCACACTCAGGTTTTTGGAAGGTTGGAAAGGAGCTCCAAAATTTCCCTGCTgtgcaaatgtttattttttcatcTAAACGCCTGGCAGCATCCTTAATAACAGTAGTACACTGCTGTATATGTACTTTTTGCAGACTTTCTAGTGCCCTACCAAGAACTTCAAAGAACCTGTAAGGAAGCAGCATGATTTCTTTACACACGCAGCTGCAGAAAATTGATAGTAGAAAAATCTGaagaatctgtgtaacctgatTACTAGGCAGGAATCCAGGTATCAGATTGCCTGTAATCCCAATATAACCTTAATCAAGGTAAGCTGTTTACATAATAGTTTAAGAAATCCAATGACTTCCAGAATTGAAGCTTTATCATATTTTTAGTGTGACACACTAATAGTGTGCACAAATTGACGCACATATTCAGCTGAAAGTTTTATCATTTATGATTAGGATCTCTATGTGCATCTGGTAAAACTCAGTGTAAACTCAGAGTATTGAAGCCTAAAACCAGCCTGGAACACATTACCTCCCAGCAAACCTCACTGAGCATGAGGGTGCGGGGGGGCGAGCAGATCATCAGGCAGTAAAAAGAAAGTGATAACGTCCTTACCGGCAGCATCTGTACCGTTAGTGTTGGATTTATTGCCGAACACCGAGTCGAAGTCGACGTTGAGGCCAGAAGAGCTGGCTGGCTGGGGAATAGGCGCTGCTGAAAAACCTGAAGAGGAAATAGGAGAAGGTGAACCGGTTAGCCGTTAAAGCTAGGGGGCAAATCTGCCATCTAATCATGAACTGTATTGTGTACATGGGTGGTTTGTTCTCTTAACATGAACGCATCAATTCACTTCCATTGCTCGCAATTCCTGAGAAAGCCAGATGTTAAATCCAGTGGAGCTGGGGGTATTTTAGCTTCCAGGAACCGCTCGCTGCTACCCAGTAAAGCAACAGTGGACCATTCAAAGTAATTGATAACACTCGCTGTCATTGCTTAAAAATAACTAGTTCAGTGACCAATTCTAAGAATGGTTCAAACTAGACTTCTTGCCCTGAATCCACACAGCTTTGTTTTACCATTTCAAAAGAAATAAATGtgcaaaataattttattttacgactgtataaatgtttaaaaaagcagCATAAAGACAAGAGTGACTTAAATTATAGCCTAATCTTTATGGTTAAACAacaagatataaaaaaaaaaagcagacaaAGACCCAAGTTTTGGGAAAGAGGCAGGCAGAAAGCAGCACCTACCTCCAAACAGTCCAGCAACAGTGGAAGGTTCTGAGTGGAAGATTGGGGTGTTAGAGTAAGGGGACGGAGAGCAGAACGAATCTGCCGAAGCCAGAGAAGCATAAGGAAGCAATATTAGCAGTGACGGTCACAGAAAGCAAAAAGTACCAGCTTGCAAAGGATAAAGAGCGGAAATAGGATGAAAATTTTCATAAGACATTTATCACCACAAAGCATCTATTAGAAAAGACATTGATGTGTGTTGCTTGCGACTTCGTTTCTGTGATTATTTAGCATTAAAATTGTCTCAGTCAACACTCAACATTACATACAAATCAATATTAAAGCCACAGAGCCTTAGAAATGGGTAACCCGTTctctaatatattttaatagctaTTTTTCTtgatcttttattatttctatcaCAGCATAGTGTGCtgcttaaccctttaatgatctgctgaACCATTCAaagcttactttgagtctaaatacttgggtaaaaagctgtatttaaataatcgtGTTTGGATTGTATCTACTGCTTGGTTGAcgtgtgttaaactcaaaaatattagTAGATGACACTGTGagtttaagaaaacagcctttctaacctaGTATGCCAACTGAAAGCTGCAGCTGAAATATCATCCATGAAAGTtacatcatttttgtgatcatctcaactgtttggtaaaGGCTCATTAACAAAACCACccataaaaacaatattaattgtttgttgttggtagggtcatgagaccattaaaggtttGCAAAGACTTTTTAGCTGCTTTGCATAGTAAACATTAAACAGGACGTGCACTGATAAACACCGGATGTGTCCAGTCTACTTGTACCCACTTGTCAATTGATTGGTTCATTAAGtacgcttttttttttacttagaaGTAACAATGACATTCATAATTTTGCCCAAAACATACTAATTAAAAGGCTTAAATCTTATTTATGGACCTTATAACCTCATAACctacataaatatataaccAACTCAATGCACTGAGTGTGAGAATTGCTCATGGCTGTGCTCACCTCCCCATGTGTTGGTTACAGGCAGAGCAGTGGGCAGCTGCAGCGATGGCTGGAATGCTGGCTGCAGGTCCAGCAAATCATTTGGCACCTTtgaaacactggagaaaaaaaaacacacaaactccaTGAATTTACTTTGACGGTCAAgatgtttcacacacacacaaagacagatTTGACATGTTGACTCAAGATGCTTCGACTACACACCAAAAACTGACAGACAGCCACAAGCACAACCTGTTACTGATATTATTTTCTACTCAGGACCACACCCAATAGAGCACAAAGTGGAAAAACAGTCCTCTCTTAGAACCCTATTGATGCAGTATgaatggtttatttattttttattttttccccctGTCGACTGCTCCCTTGTAACtggttttaaatgaaaaaaaaaagggtttacTGGCCAGTTTTGctggaaaaaaaatctgaatctGCCATAAAAAGATCAGTGCAtgtctacagtgtatcacaaaagtgagtacacccctcacatttctgcaaatatttcattatatcttttcatgggacaacactatagacatgaaacttggatataacttagagtagtcagtgtacagcttgtatagcagtgtagatttactgtcttctgaaaataactcaacacacagccattaatgtctaaatagctggcaacataagtgagtacaccccacagtgaacatgtccaaattgtgcccaaatgtgtcgttgtccctccctggtgtcatgtgtcaaggtcccaggtgtaaatggggagcagggctgttaaatttggtgttttgggtacaattctctcatactggccactggatattcaacatggcacctcatggcaaagaactctctgaggatgtgagaaatagaattgttgctctccacaaagatggcctgggctataagaagattgctaacaccctgaaactgagctacagcatggtggccaaggtcatacagcggttttccaggacaggttccactcggaacaggcttcgccagggtcgaccaaagaagttgagtccacgtgttcggcgtcatatccagaggttggctttaaaaaatagacacatgagtgctgccagcattgctgcagaggttgaagacgtgggaggtcagcctgtcagtgctcagaccatacgccgcacactgcatcaactcggtctgcatggtcgtcatcccagaaggaagctgacgcacaagaaagcccgcaaacagtttgctgaagacaagcagtccaagaacatggattactggaatgccctgtggtctgacgagaccaagataaacttgtttggctcagatggtgtccagcatgtgtggcggcgccctggtgagaagtaccaagacaactgtatcttgcctacagtcaagcatggtggtggtagcatcatggtcttgggctgcatgagtgttgctggcactggggagctgcagttcattgagggaaacatgaattccaacatgtactgtgacattctgaaacagagcatgatcccctcccttcgaaaactgggcctcatggcagttttcaaacaggataatgaccccaaacacaacctccaagatgacaactgccttgctgaggaagctgaaggtaaaggtgatggactaaacccaattgagcacctgtggcgcatcctcaagtggaaggtggaggagttcaaggtgtctaacatccaccagctccgtgatgtcatcatggaggagtggaagaggattccagtagcaacctgtgcagctctggtgaattccatgcccaggagggttaaggcagtgctggataataatggtggtcacacaaaatattgacactttgggcacaatttggacatgttcactgtggggtgtactcacttatgttgccagccatttagacattaatggctgtgtgttgagttattttcagaagacagtaaatctacactgctatacaagctgtacactgactactctaagttatatccaagtttcatgtctatagtgttgtcccatgaaaagatataatgaaatatttgcagaaatgtgaggggtgtactcacttttgtgatacactgtattaatCTAATCGTGTGGTACTTCTAGACGCCCATGTgcaggatttattttattttactattcaGTTTAACAACGCTAGTATTATTTATCAAATAATCAGtagtaatcagtaatcaattacacactttggttacattcgtgacagaaacaggagttactcattacacaagattcatcagttcacagtcatggacaattttgtatctacgattaacctgactgcacgtctttggactgtgggaggaaaccggagctcccggaggaaacacatgcagacacggggagaacatgcaaccttcacacagaaaggacccggaacgccccacctggggatcgaacccaggaccttcttgctgtgaggcgacagtgctacccaccgagccaccctagtATGTAATGCATTTATATGATTTGCACCCTTGAtttgattttcttttatttaacgcTGACCGTATATTACACACAAGATGAAATTTAACAGCATCTAAAAAAATGATAGATGTGCCAAGTGCAGCCCTACCTGTTGTTGGAGCTCGATGTGGAGAAAAGGTCAATGGCGGGGGCGGTGCTGATGCTGCCAGACGCCGTGGATACTGGAGAGGCGGCCGTGGTCGAGGAAGTGGAAGGCTTTTTAGAGAGCTCCTTGACGCGTTGCTCCTGCAGGGAGAGTAACACACAGAAGCTGAGTGTGAATGAACCGAAAAGAGAAAAGAGAGGAAAAAAGTATCTAGCGTGCTATATAACTCACCTTAAGTGCTTTCAAACGAGACTGTTCCTCCTCCAAGGCTGCCTGCTTTTCCCTTTCGTCCACTTTGGTGAAAGATATGCCCGTGTTCGCCAGGGAGGACACGGCTTTGGACAGCGTACTTGCTCTAGAACAGAGGGAAAGGTCCAAAAATTGGTGTGAAAAGCTAtcctggaaaagatgtcatTTTCCTGTTTGCTTTATGCAATCATCCTAGATCAGGCTGATTCAAactgctgagtgtgtgtgtatgtaaaacaCAGAATGCCAGACCTAGCTACCCACACATACCactccagacacacacacactcgctctaAATTTGAAACCCGGACACACGTGCTTGGCTGAAAACTCGAAAGCAAAGTTACTTATTTGGGTCATTGTACCTGCTGGCTGCAGTTGAGTCCTTCACCTTTTTCCCCTCTAGTGAAGCCAAGTGCTGCTCCAATGCATCCAGGAGACTGCTCGGGgcctgggagaaaaaaaaaaggtttatcaTTTAAAtgacgcgcacacacacacacacacacacacacacacacacacatatgcagatCACAGACAAACAACACACCCAGGTAGCATGCATAATACACCAAAAGACAACACCAGACTCAGTAGTAATACAGAAGTATGCTATCGGACAGGGAACTGTTTGGGCCTGTTACGTCATCATTATTTAGCATTATTTAGTCCAAGACTAATGGAGAACACAGGTCAGTGGTGTTGCCTTTTACCTTCACCAACAATCTTCCATCAAATAAAGAAGAGAGAGAGGGGAGTGCAGATACTTACACATACTGTAAACTGAAAACAGGAAGTCAGGAAGATAGGGAAAGAATATAAAGGTGGAGGTTTAAGAGAAGTGGTAAGAATATTTAAGCAAAGAAGAAAGAACTGACAGAATAAAAAAGGTTGAATGATAGTGAGTAGAACATTAATAGAACTGTGCAAAGCTCAAATAATCTCCTGACTGCTCAGTATTTTTCCCTCTTCTATTATAACATGCACACTTCATGATGAatacttattaatcattatgaacagtaaataaatatataaacccTAATACTTTTGGTTCAGCGGTTTGCCTGAGGATTAACAGACTCTGGGCTTAGACTTCTCTAATGATCTTGGTCATTTTTTACAATCATTTTTCCAAAGCTAGTAAAAACAATGCATTCTGTAATAGCAACCAACTTTATATTAACATTATTGGTTTCAGATGTTTGTctattaggattttttaaggtcatgttttacactcattactcaaggtttatcagttcacaagtttatattaaacacagtcttggacaattttgtatctccaagtcacctcacttgcatgtctttggtctgtgggaggaaaccggagctcccggcggacacggggagaacatacaaactccacacagaaaggaccaggatcgccccacctgagcatcgaacccaggaccttcttgctgtgaggcgacactgcTGCAGATAAGGTGCAAACCAGGATGTCCCAAATGTATGACCGACACTCCCATTGGATACTCGGAGATGTAACCGTAATTTGACTGTACTGTGTTACAGTAGTTGTGTGTAGGCGGGTTAAAGTCTAACTATCAGGTGTGAATGAGCAGAGCAGGACCGTGTGTGGTTTAGACTGTGGGTTAGTGTTCACACAGCAGTCAGGCATTAGTAAGACAGGTATTTAAGAGGGACAATCTTACCTGAGACAGGTCTGGAATGTCTCCTCGGTCGATGCCCACTTGCTGCATTAAGACAAACACAGTAaagcatgaataaataaatactaatacaAAAACATTCTTCACGTGATGAACACAGAGCCCAATCATGATCTCCTGCTAGCAGATCTAACAAATGTGCCACTTGTGATAGAAAACATACTTACCAGTATGCGGATGTCATACATGTTGGTAgccatttcattttaatatttagcATGTACGTATCACGTTCTTCTATTTAAAACCATCCAGCATTCAGCTGTACATGTAGAGCTCAGAATAAACCACATGGGGAGACGGTCTTACCTCAGCGACCTTGAGGAACTCGGAGATTCTCGTCATGCGGGTGAGGAATTTCTTATAGATGTCGAGCCCCTCTTTACACTGGACCTTCTTCATATCGAAGTACTTCTCTGTTTTACAGACGAGAGGGATTTAATCTTACGTTAATGATGCCATGCTGTACCTTATTGTCTTATATTTACAGATTTTGTTTCTTATCTTGTTTGTTTAATgccttgtttattttaatgagtTACTTTAAAGGCAGGAAAGGTACAGATATGGGATCTCAGACTTTAAATGATTTGAGAGATTCTGCTGTCACTGACCCTTCCAACTTTTAAAAGTCAAGCAACAGTTCAGTGTTTCGTAAACCAGTAAGAATCAGTTTCTCTCCGCCACGTCCGTGCTTCGCTTCAGACTACGTTACATAAATGATTTGTCTCATTGGCAGCTATTTTAAAGTGCAGGGGCAAGCGGTAAACGCCTGGAGGCAAAGCGGCAAATGTGTACAGCACATGGACCACTAATTAATGGCAAACATTGAGCAATTTACTGTTACCTGTGTACAGAACCAACATAAATATTCTCTCATATCTCTGCCAAGCACCAACTGTTGACACTACTGAATTCTTAACATACTTCCTCCTCAAAGAGCTTCCTTGAACTTCTCACATCCTAAACCTGTAGCTGCTTCTCTCAAAATGACTACCTGAACCGGAATTCCCTAAAGCAGCAATGCAGTAAATGCATTCAGATGACTTAAATATCCCAGGGTTATAACTGTTACTATGTGAATGACAGTAGCAGGCTGAACCGTATCGGATCTGCACTGTTTGTCTGTCCTGTTGTCTCTTGTGAAGAAACCTTTGAGCTCAGTCAACAAACGAGCTCCTTAAGGTGAAAGCAGCTCACCGAGCAAGTTGATGATGCCTTCGTTGTAAGCCGCGAACAGCCGGATAGCGTCTTTGAACAAGAGCATGAAGGCGGCATTGATGACTCCATTTGTGAGTTCGTTTGCATTGACCTGTTAGACACATTTTGCAGGATTAAATTAAAGCTCTATTAAAACGATGAAAAcagaagaataaaagaaaagttgTATGTGTCGTCCCAAACTTACATTGAAGTCGAGAAGAGAGTCCATCTGATTTTGTACAATTGGAAGAGTCTTCAGGAGCTTCTCTGTGTTCATTACCCTCATCACACCGTCTGCCCTGAGAGGGaatcaataaaaaacatttcGTCTCACAACCGTATCCGACTAATGTCTAAAAAATCAGGACACGCTGGgtacaatatttatatattaggatttgaacgtcatgttttacacactttggttacattcatgacagaaatggtagttactcgataaacaagattcatcagttcacaagtttaatatcaaacacagtcatgaacaattttgtatctccagttcacctcacttgcatgtctttggactgtgggaggaaacccacacaaacacggggagaacatgcaaactccacacagaaaggacccggaccgctccacctagggatcaaacccagggccttcttgctctgaggcgacagtgctacccaccgagccaccgtgccgccccgagcTTTAACATACGTATGTTGAATCTTTAGGGCTCTTGCCATCTTTAAAAGCAGGTTTTCAATATGTTTATCTCAAGGTTTCTAGATTTGTACTTCAGAGAAGCAGCCTCACAAAGCTTACTTACCCTCTCTTTACTTTGGTGAAGTCGAACGCCACCTGTCTGTAGGATACAGCCTTCTCATTGAGATAGCGGCTGTACCTCCGGATAAAAGTGGACATATCATAGCCTGGAAAATAAAGCATATGACTTAAATATGTACgtcataaatacactgatcagccataacattaaaaccaccttgtttctacactcactgtccattttatcagctccacttacaatatagaagcactttgtagttctacaattactgactgtagtccatctgtttctctgcatgctttgttagccccctttcatgctgttcttcaatggtcaggatgcccacaggaaaataataataattatttttatgccAGTGTTAATAATACTCCACttttgatatatacagtatatcaaaaGTGGAGTATTAttaacactggcataataataataataataataataataataagttatactTTTATAGCGCCTTTATCCATgctcaaggacgctttacaacactttacaatacaatcaataaaaaaaaaacatgcaaccCTCTGCATCTCTCTGAAATGCTTCTGATACTAAAATTCGTGGCTTGTACTTCATGAGCAATTtctaaaacacacatacacaagaaGAAGCCAGAAGATCTTAAATGCCAGACATCTTGTTAACATGGGAAATTTCCTAAGAAAATAAATCCACAAGCACTTTATTTAAGCCGAAATTCAGCCGTGGTGCTCAACGTGCCCCTTAAAGGAGTGAGAAAACACAGAGAATAACAGAGAACCAGAGAGCGAGccaaagcaggaaaaatgaactcCAAAGAGAAATCAAACCAGACCGCAGCACAGGGCGTTATTTTAAGCCAAGGAATGCAGTAGGTCTGCCAAACATGGAAAATAAAACTCACAATTtcactatttttaaatatttgcctTGTTATAATAACTGTATTAGTGGGAGTGTTCCATCCAGCTATTTCAAGTCTTTTCTGAATTAATCTATTTACTAAATACTTACACTAGTATTTCAAAAACATGTCTATTAGGacatttatatcaaacactCCAGAGTACAAGAGCTCTAATATCAGAAGCAAATCGtacatataaaaaaacataaatagataaataatcatCAATGACCAGGACGTGGCAAATACAAACCGTAAATCTTTAAagatttattatacatttttgttGATCAGAATTAAACTGATAGCAGTAAGAAGGTcatttttgtaaatacaaaGCAGATTATACAATACAAATGActactttatttgcattttaaatactGCACTAACTTTTTTTTCACAAGAAGCTACTCATTCCAAAAGTCTTATAAgccaataaaatgaaaaataaacccATTTAATAAActgaaactaaataataataaaattaaaaaaacactcaCCTTGTAAGCCACTTTTGTCCAAAAAATTACTGAGGTTGAATAATGTGTTTCTGGAAGCCATGTATTGAATAGATCGCTGTGAAGATAAAGACAGGAGGTCACTTGTGTTGTCAACCAGTAATCTAGGGACGTCTAGATTAACCGGTTAACCAATAATTGATGATTCTGTCATTAAAAAGTTATGTCAATACATTTCCATTAGCTGACGCTCtcaattgagtgtcatttagtcTGTACTGAGTAAAAATGccaatttaaaaacacacccCTGCTCACCTTGAGCGTGAACACACCAGCTCTGCTAATAGAAGCATTTACAGTTTCTAATCTACACTTACATCATTtgaatagtaaaaaaaatacaactttTAGGCAGTAAAGCTGTTTTGTGTCAAGAAACTCTACATCtgtgtggatctgtgtgtattttttttttccatttacaaaaataaaaatatattttacctTTATACTGAGGCATGGTGCTTAACATCCTTTATAATAACCATACCATACATACGTGGTTCTCTGTATGCATAACATTTTCTGTTACATCTGACCCCCGGGGTTTATTAACGATGCGTGTGTTTGGCTCACCTCATTGCCGTACACCATAAGATGATGGGTAGTGATGAGGGATTTGAACACTACAACCCAGCTGGTGTTGGCGGTGCGTTCGAACAGCGTGTCCGCCAGCTGAGGGATGTTCACATTCATCTCGTTCGTACATTGGATCAGATCTAAAGAGACGGACGCAGACAAGGTGTTAGTAAGAGCATATTTACCGGTCAACAATATTTAACTGGCGGCTCATTGTCATTGTGCGATTAATGCTGTTGGTTAAATATGTCTTTCAAATTTATTTCACAGCTGACGCTTGATTCCAATTTGGCTACAATCTGTAGAAAGTAAAAACACTGATTTAAAACACACGCTCACCCACCCTCAGTTCGCATGCACCATGCCACGCGGTTAGATAAGGAAGCCAATGTGGATTGAAAATAAATACGTCATATTATTCGatcaatacattttaatattattttattatcagggTCGCATCGGGACCTGTTCCAGCaagaaacactggacgcaaggaATTGCCCAATCCATCCCAAGGCTTCGACGATCCCCATCCAAACAGCATTGTTAATATTAGAACCCTGATCTCAGCTGTGGTAAGCTAATGTTATAAACCGCTGTGCCACCGGAGCGCCTTGTGAACAATAAATGACCAACCATGATCGATTTTTGTTATTCATCTAACAAACATTCAATCATGGGGTCAGTAAAAATTCCCTATATCAGACCCATGGTTCAATAACCTGTCCTtttacagcgtgtgtgtgtcagcGAGAGAACGTGAAGCTGtgcttttaaaagcttttggcTTAAGTCCACAGCCATCTGGGCATAGAAAGACTAAGCGAGAGCATGAATGAACAAGTGGAAGCGATAGGAAAAGTAAAGGAGTGTCGGAACTAGAACGACATGAAATGCATTGTATCTTATTAATATATCACTTCTAAGTAGACCGGCGATAGGCTGGCATCCTGTCCACACCGAATGTTTCCAGGCGGTACCGGACCCACCGTGCCCCTCACCGGGTTGAAGCTGTTACACAGTTCTCACAGGGTGTATAAAACTGATTTAGCATCATGCGGCACGTCCCACAGCCATAACTACCCATTTGTAcgtgtaattaaataaaataataacatatttTATAGGCATGATATGGATTTGCTGACAAGGATTTTTTCTTTGCCAGAGCATGTGAGCTTGCTCGTATTCAGAGTGCACTTAACATCCTTCCTGTCACAAGAGGTCCACTCTGCACTCGGGATTAATCTCTTATTCCTCGTACTAGGGCTGAGCTAtgtgttattaatttattaggatttttacat
Proteins encoded in this window:
- the picalma gene encoding phosphatidylinositol binding clathrin assembly protein a isoform X4 — encoded protein: MSGQSITDRITAAQHSVTGSAVSKIVCKATTHEVMGPKKKHLDYLIQCTNEMNVNIPQLADTLFERTANTSWVVVFKSLITTHHLMVYGNERSIQYMASRNTLFNLSNFLDKSGLQGYDMSTFIRRYSRYLNEKAVSYRQVAFDFTKVKRGADGVMRVMNTEKLLKTLPIVQNQMDSLLDFNVNANELTNGVINAAFMLLFKDAIRLFAAYNEGIINLLEKYFDMKKVQCKEGLDIYKKFLTRMTRISEFLKVAEQVGIDRGDIPDLSQAPSSLLDALEQHLASLEGKKVKDSTAASRASTLSKAVSSLANTGISFTKVDEREKQAALEEEQSRLKALKEQRVKELSKKPSTSSTTAASPVSTASGSISTAPAIDLFSTSSSNNSVSKVPNDLLDLQPAFQPSLQLPTALPVTNTWGGFSAAPIPQPASSSGLNVDFDSVFGNKSNTNGTDAAGGILKPTVTSPNQGLPPSIQQPNKLVSDDLDSSLANLVGNLGIGNGTMKNDIHWSQPGEKKLTGGNNWQPKNAPTTTWNPATMAPSVMAFPATTPTGMMGYTMPTQMTPMTMMTQPTMMYTQPVMRPANPFGPLSGAQPSSTSSPSGQCPLGPSGQDSLAKLSLKDFL
- the picalma gene encoding phosphatidylinositol binding clathrin assembly protein a isoform X5, with translation MSGQSITDRITAAQHSVTGSAVSKIVCKATTHEVMGPKKKHLDYLIQCTNEMNVNIPQLADTLFERTANTSWVVVFKSLITTHHLMVYGNERSIQYMASRNTLFNLSNFLDKSGLQGYDMSTFIRRYSRYLNEKAVSYRQVAFDFTKVKRGADGVMRVMNTEKLLKTLPIVQNQMDSLLDFNVNANELTNGVINAAFMLLFKDAIRLFAAYNEGIINLLEKYFDMKKVQCKEGLDIYKKFLTRMTRISEFLKVAEQVGIDRGDIPDLSQAPSSLLDALEQHLASLEGKKVKDSTAASRASTLSKAVSSLANTGISFTKVDEREKQAALEEEQSRLKALKEQRVKELSKKPSTSSTTAASPVSTASGSISTAPAIDLFSTSSSNNSVSKVPNDLLDLQPAFQPSLQLPTALPVTNTWGGFSAAPIPQPASSSGLNVDFDSVFGNKSNTNGTDAAGDVLGGILKPTVTSPNQGLPPSIQQPNKLVSDDLDSSLANLVGNLGIGNGTMKNDIHWSQPGEKKLTGGNNWQPKNAPTTTWNPATMNGMHFLQYAPSVMAFPATTPTGMMGYTMPTQMTPMTMMTQPTMMYTQPVMRPANPFGPLSGAQMQFM
- the picalma gene encoding phosphatidylinositol binding clathrin assembly protein a isoform X7 is translated as MSGQSITDRITAAQHSVTGSAVSKIVCKATTHEVMGPKKKHLDYLIQCTNEMNVNIPQLADTLFERTANTSWVVVFKSLITTHHLMVYGNERSIQYMASRNTLFNLSNFLDKSGLQGYDMSTFIRRYSRYLNEKAVSYRQVAFDFTKVKRGADGVMRVMNTEKLLKTLPIVQNQMDSLLDFNVNANELTNGVINAAFMLLFKDAIRLFAAYNEGIINLLEKYFDMKKVQCKEGLDIYKKFLTRMTRISEFLKVAEQVGIDRGDIPDLSQAPSSLLDALEQHLASLEGKKVKDSTAASRASTLSKAVSSLANTGISFTKVDEREKQAALEEEQSRLKALKEQRVKELSKKPSTSSTTAASPVSTASGSISTAPAIDLFSTSSSNNSVSKVPNDLLDLQPAFQPSLQLPTALPVTNTWGDSFCSPSPYSNTPIFHSEPSTVAGLFGGFSAAPIPQPASSSGLNVDFDSVFGNKSNTNGTDAAGDVLGGILKPTVTSPNQGLPPSIQQPNKLVSDDLDSSLANLVGNLGIGNGTMKNDIHWSQPGEKKLTGGNNWQPKNAPTTTWNPATMAPSVMAFPATTPTGMMGYTMPTQMTPMTMMTQPTMMYTQPVMRPANPFGPLSGAQPSSTSSPSGQCPLGPSGQDSLAKLSLKDFL
- the picalma gene encoding phosphatidylinositol binding clathrin assembly protein a isoform X6 → MSTFIRRYSRYLNEKAVSYRQVAFDFTKVKRGADGVMRVMNTEKLLKTLPIVQNQMDSLLDFNVNANELTNGVINAAFMLLFKDAIRLFAAYNEGIINLLEKYFDMKKVQCKEGLDIYKKFLTRMTRISEFLKVAEQVGIDRGDIPDLSQAPSSLLDALEQHLASLEGKKVKDSTAASRASTLSKAVSSLANTGISFTKVDEREKQAALEEEQSRLKALKEQRVKELSKKPSTSSTTAASPVSTASGSISTAPAIDLFSTSSSNNSVSKVPNDLLDLQPAFQPSLQLPTALPVTNTWGGFSAAPIPQPASSSGLNVDFDSVFGNKSNTNGTDAAGDVLGGILKPTVTSPNQGLPPSIQQPNKLVSDDLDSSLANLVGNLGIGNGTMKNDIHWSQPGEKKLTGGNNWQPKNAPTTTWNPATMNGMHFLQYAPSVMAFPATTPTGMMGYTMPTQMTPMTMMTQPTMMYTQPVMRPANPFGPLSGAQPSSTSSPSGQCPLGPSGQDSLAKLSLKDFL